TGTCAAGACCTGCCATCAACATAGATTTTGTAAGAAATGTTTTGTAAAAGCCGACATTGTGGCCCGCAACTAAAATCCGTTTCACCTGAAGATTTCTGATCTGTTTTGCCATCGCTGCAGGATCGTAGACAGGCACTGTTTTTTCGTTCCACACCGGTCCGGTTTCTATTACCTTATGAAGTTCCACAACAACATCTTCCTGTCTCAAGCTGTCAGCGCTTCCATTGAACATGCTTCCGAAAAATATGGCTGATGACCTTGGATTTATCATTATGCTGAAATTTTAATAGTGAATTTACACGAGATTAAAAGCGAGCAAGTTAGGCTCTGTTAATAGAATAACAAATGATAATAATCATGTTGGAATATGATTTTTATCATTAATACAAGAAGCTAGATAATTGAATGAAATGCAGGATTAGTTAATTTTCCCTATCTTTTTCAGCTCTTCAAAATTCCGGATGGAAATTTTTCGCCCATTGATATCGATCAGATGTTCATCTTTGAATTCGGATAACAACCGGATTACGCATTCAGTAGCTGTTCCTATAATATTAGCCAGGTCTGTCCTGGATAAATTAATGTGGTTATTTCCTCCATTTTTATTAAAAACTTCATGCAGGGCCAGTAATGTCTCTGCAAGACGCTCCCTGACCGGCTTTTGTGCAAGGGATAATAGCTTGCTCTCGGCGTCTTCAAGCAGCGAACTAAGCGCCACCATCAGGCAATGAGAGACATCGGGATATTTGAGCGTAACTTTAAGAAATGGCCTTTTAGGAATAAAACAAACTACAGAATCTTCAAGCGTGACAGCAGCTGTTGAATAATTCCAACCGCTAATCAGTGCCCGCAATCCGAAAAAGCTTGATGGGGTGACAATCCTCACAACCTGCTCTTTACCGTCACATCCAAGTCGATATATTTTAACCTTACCATCATTCAGGCAATAAACACCTTGCGGGGTTCTTCCTTCATGAAAAATGATCTGTCCGCGTTTAATAATCGTGCTGCTTTTGAACGAACTGATAGATGCCTTATCCTCAGGAGGTAATTTTGCAAAACAATTGAGACTTTTTGCAAGACAAACTGAACAATCACGCTCAACATACATCTTAAATCCGGCTTTTATATTTAACAAATATATATAATTATCATATAAAGTCAATTTCTTAACATTGGTCAAGGCAGATTTCCCGTTTATTTTAGGTCTTGCATGAAAAATTTGGGTTTACAGCAGAAAAAGTATTTAATTTAGTGACAGAGTTTTTGAAACTTGAAACTTGAAATTTGGGATACCTAACACGTTACACGTAACTCGTAACTCGTTTTCCGAAACAATTAATTATCAAACATCATCGACTTATGACTATTTCATTAATGTGGGGTTTTATTGCCGCATCCTCTCTCATAATCGGCGGGCTTATAACATTTTGGTTACGTATCGGATCGCGCTTGCTTGGGCTGATCATGGCCTTTGGTGCCGGTGTATTGATTTCGGCTGTGGCTTATGAACTTGCCCATAATGCTGTGGAGCTCTCCGAAGGGAGCGGACATGTTGCTTTTGGCTTGCTGGCTGGTGCACTTGCTTTTTTCGGTGGTAATTCACTCATAGACAAGATGGGTGGGCATGACCGAAAGAAGATCGGTGCTACGCACAGCAGTGAATTAGGACTCCCGATCGTGTTGGGTATCGTACTCGATGGAATTCCCGAGTCGATCGTCATCGGCATCAGTTTGTTAAATGGTAAAGGTGTGGGACTATCGCTACTCGTGGCCGTTTTCCTGTCAAACCTTCCTGAAGCGATCGCTGCTACTTCAGGCCTGACGTCAGGTGGTTGGAGCCGGTTGCGTGTGACAGGTCTGTGGATATTGGTAGCACTTATATGCGGATTGGCTGCATTGGCCGGCTATGTGCTATTTGAAAATGCCGCGTCCTCCTCGATTGCATTCATCCTGTCATTCGCCTGCGGGGCGATCCTGGTCATGCTGGCCGACACGATGATGCCCGAAGCGTTTGAACACGGAGGCAAACTGGCCGGTCTTGTCACAGTGGTGGGATTCGGGCTGGCTGTTTATATTTCCTTACTCCAGTAAGCTGGCATAGGGGGGCAGGAAAGCGGGGAAAATTCAGGTTTGAGGTTTAAATTCGGGATTTTGGAGAAAATAAGGGGCTGTGAATTGAAAGATCCAGGGCATGCAGTTTAACCTGGTGCGTTCACTTTGGATAAGCAGCATCATTATCGTTGTCAGATTCATTTTCTTCTCCGTTTTATAAAGACTCAATGACACGTTTTAACTTTTCTGTAATCTCTAAAGCTATTGGTTCAAGACCAATATTCTGAATTGCCATCATCGAAGCACCAGGGTTTACAGCTGAAACTTCTGTCTTTTCGTTTCCCTGGTCAATAACTATGACGTTGCAGGGAAGCATTGTTCCGATCTTTTCTTCCAGCATCAATGCTTTGTAAGCATAGCCTGGATTACAGGCTCCAAGTATCCTGTATTTTTTAAAACTGACACCCAGCTTTTCATTAAGTTTCTCATGAATGTTGATCTCCGAAATTATTCCAAATCCTTCCTTTTTCAAGGAATCGGTTGTGCGTTGAACAGCCTCATCAAATGAGGCATTTAGAATTTTACTAAAATAATATTCCATAAATCTTTTCTTTTTAGTGATCCTTACTTCGTTTAAAAACAAGAGCTACAAAATTACGAACAATAAAGTGACATTAAAACGAATTAGTGATATTAAAGCGCTTGGTAGATTAACCTGTCAGGTTCTCCCAAAGTCGCACGCTGACAGGTTACCTATCCATCAAACCTGACGGTGTCCGCCGCAGGCGGTCCCGTCAGCGTTTAAAACCTATAAGCTTTCTCAACTGCTGATTTAACCGGCCCATTTAACAAAAATGAAATAAGCAGATCATCTTTAGTTTCTTTCACTTCACAAACATTATCATCCTTTTCCCGGTCGATAAGCACGAGGTATGGATCGATACCTGCCTGAGCAGGCTTTTTGGCGCTGAAGCAGAAAATCCAGGGGGCTGATAAAAATTTCCAGTAATAGGCGCAAAATCAGATTTAATAACTCCACTTTATCATCATCTGTTCATACAATACAAGAGGGAAGGTTAATTTTTTTCTGGACAAAAGCATAAAAAAGTCGTAACTTCATGAGGTATTAAATAAAAGAGCCATGCAAAGATTTGACCAGAATGGAATGATGATTTTCCCAAGTCCTGAAAGGATCAAAAAGGTTGGAAAACTCGAAGACCTCCTTGTCATAAGACAGTGTTATTGTCCGAACGGCCATAATCTCGTGAGTGACCAGGCTGTGTTCGATGGCTTTAACGGGATCGTTATGAAGGTAAGAAAAGCCGGCCAGGAGGGTCATGTTGCCCTGAATCCGGTTTACGGCCTGAAGCACCGTGTTTCGTTCAATATCAAGCTTGTCAAAGATGATTTGCTGGAAGTACTTTGTCCCCATTGCGGCGTTGCTTTACCTGTCTATACAGCTTGTTCGTGCGGTGGGGATCTCGTTACACTATTCCTGGACGAAAAGCCTGATTTCACTAACAGCGTATTAATCTGCAACAGGGTTGACTGCCCTAATGCCAAGATCCGCCTTCATAATGAAATAGTTCATTACGATGGTATGGGACATGTGATTTTCAAATAATTCAACCCGGTGCCTCATACACCCACACTTCACCTGCACACCCAAACCCACACTCTCTTCGTGGGTTGTACTGGATTCGAACCAGTGACCCCATGCCTGTCAAGCATGTGCTCTAAACCAACTGAGCTAACAACCCTGCAATCATGGACGATTTTACACGGACGATGGACGATTTAATCAGTCCTGGTCGACAAACGGCCATTTTGGGTTTGCAAAATTAATATTATTTTATTCCGATTTCTATATCTTTGCCGCAAAATTTAACTCCTCCCTACTCGGGAATCACTTTAAAGTTCTTTTTGTTTCTCGCAGATTTACGCTGAAAAAAAACGCAGATTAACGCAGATAATTGGATTTGTGTTAATAATATCTGCGCGATTTGTGGATAAATCTGCGCAAATCTGCGAGAAAAATTTATTTTATAACTTTTTAGTCAATCCTGCCGGGGGATGAGTGTATAAACATCAACTTATGAAAAAATTATTCTTACTTCTGATCACATCATTCCTGCTAACCCCAGGATTTATCTTCTCACAGAGTAAAGAGATAACCCTGAAAGATATCTTCGGCAGCCGGCAATTCTATCCCAAAGGTGTTTATGGGCTTCACCCGATGAAAGACGGCAATACTTACAGCCTTCAGAAAAGTGACTCCATAAAAGTCTATAGTTATGAAAAAGGAGATTACGTGAATACACTTGCTATTGGCAAAGAGATGATCCCCGAAGGCGATACCACTCCCCTCAAGCTTTCTGATTACACTTTCAGCCAGGATGAGAAAAAATTGCTCATAGCAACCGTTACGGATTATATTTACCGTTACTCTTCTTCTTCTGAATTTTATATCTGGGATATTATCCAAAAGAAACTCAACCGCCTTTCTCATGGTGGAAAACAGCGCCTGGCTGAATTCTCACCGGAGGCCTCCAAAATTGCGTTTGTTCGTGATAATAACCTTATTGTCAGCGACCTGGTTAATAATATTGAAATGCAGGTGACCCACGATGGAAAGCAAAACGAGATCATAAATGGTACGACCGACTGGGTGTATGAAGAGGAATTCAACATCACCAAAGGCTTCGAATGGTCACCGGATGGAAAAAAAATTGCCTTCTACCGCTTCGATGAAAGCAAGGTCCCGGAGTTTTCCATGACCGAATGGGGTGAGTTATACCCAACACAGACAAAATTCAAATATCCTAAAGCAGGAGAGGTTAACTCCCTGGTAATAGTCCAGGTATATGATGTGGCAACGCAGCAGATTATCCAGGTTGACCTGGGCCCGGAAACCGACCAGTACATCCCACGTATCATCTGGACAAAAGATCCCGGCAAACTGATCGTCCTTAGGCTCAACCGCCTGCAAAACCAGCTCGACATCCTGCTTGCAGATGCCTCCACCGGCAAATCCGAGCTCGTCTACCGCGAAGAAAACCAATACTATATCGAGGAAAGTAATTACGATCATTTTATCTTTATTGATAACAACCGGTACCTCATGACCAGCGAGCGGTCAGGCTATTATCACATCTATCTGAATACCCTCGACCGGTCAACTAGATTTTTTCAGCTTACTTCAGGGAACTGGGATGTGACGGACATATTTGGTTATGATGAAGCAAACGGGCTGGTCTGGTTTGATGCAGCCTCTTCTTCCCCTATCAACCGCGAGTTATGGACTGTCGACCTGAAAGGGAACATGAAACAAGTGTCAAAAGAGGAAGGTACCCATCGGCCACAATTCAGCAGCAATTTTAAATATTATGTCGATAATTTCTCCGATGCCAATACGCCCGCGGTTTACACTGTCAATAAACCCAACGGAAAAGTGATACGCACCATCGAAGATAACCAGGCTCTCCGGAAAACCATAGAGGATTACAACTTCAGCAAAAAGGAGTTCTTTACCTTCACTACTACTGAAGGTGTTGAGTTGCATGGATGGAAAATTCTTCCTCCCGACTTCGATCCGGATAAAAAATACCCTGTATTAATGGACGTATATGGCGGACCAGGCTATCAGACCGTCACTAATTTTTACAGTCCCGGCGATTTCACCTGGTATCAGATGCTGGCACAGAAAGGATACATCATCGCTTCAGTGGATAACAGGGGAACGGGAGCTCGCGGCCAGGAATTCAAAAAGATGACCTACCTGCAACTGGGCAAATACGAGACTATCGACCAGATCGAAGCAGCCAGGTATTTCGCCTCACAATCTTATGTTGACACCGCCAGGATCGGCATCTGGGGCTGGAGCTACGGCGGTTTTTTGTCGACACTCTGCATCACAAAAGGGGCAGATGTTTTCAGCATGGCTATGGCGGTGGCACCCGTTACTAACTGGCGCTATTATGATAATATCTATACCGAGCGCTTCATGCGTAAACCGCAGGATAATGCCAGCGGATACGATGACAACTCCCCTATCAACCACGTCGATAAACTCAAAGGCAAGTACCTCGTGATCCATGGAACAGGCGATGATAACGTGCATGTCCAGAACACAATGGACCTTATCTCTGCCCTGAACAAAGCCAACAAGCAATACAGCATGTTCCTGTATCCGAATAAGAATCATGGGATTTATGGAGGAAATACAAGGATGCATCTTTATACTTTAATGACAAATTTTATCCTGGAAAACCTGTAAACTGAAAATAATTAAAAATTAAAAATTAAAAATTAAAAATTATTGCTAATTTTGCACTCCTAAATTTTATTAGTAATAACCTTTTAAAGAAAGCGGGAAAATCGTATGATTATCGTTCCGGTAAAAGAAGGCGAAAGCATTGACAGGGCCTTGAAAAAATACAAGAGAAAATTTGAGAAAACTGGCGTTATAAAAGAATTACGCGATCGCCAACAATTCACCAAACCCTCCATTATTAAGCGCAAACAACGGTTGAAAGCTATTTACATCCAACAATTAAGAGAAGCACTGGATCAATAATTTTCATTTTTTTTGATATTTTTCTTAAGAAGAAATTTTATTTCAGATATTTTATTATTATATTTGGATTAAAGTTTCTTCTTATTTTTTTGGTGGATGACGAAGGATCGGTTTCTTGACTATATAACTTACGAAAAGCGCTATTCTCAACACACTATTGTTGCTTACCAGACTGACCTGGAGCAGTTTTTCACTTTTCTGACCAACCAGTATAATATTTCTGACATTAATAATGTAAACCACCAGATCATCCGGTCGTGGGTCGTCAGCCTGATGGAAAGTGGCAATACAGCCAGAACCGTCAACCGGAAAATAACCACCTTAAAATCTTACTTCAAATTTCTTGTCAAAGAAGAATCAATACAGGAAAACCCCATGAACCGGGTGGTTGCTCCGAAGACTTCCCAAAGGCTGCCGGTTTTCGTGGAGCAGGAAAGCATGAACATACTTTTTGAAGAAGTTGATTTTGGCGAAGGTTACCCAGCCATCCGTGACCGGTTGATCATGGAACTGTTTTACGCAACCGGGATGCGGTTATCTGAACTGATCAACCTGAAAGATGCAGACATTGACCTGTATAAAAATGTACTTAAAGTTACGGGCAAGCGCAATAAACAGCGGATAATCCCGTTCTCTGCTAATCTGGTCAATATGCTCCGTGAATACCTTGAAATGAAGAGAAAGACATTCCCGGTGAACGAGCAGGACACTCACCTTTTCCTGACAAATAAAGGTGAAAAGCTCTACCCCAAAATGGTTTATCGCATGGTGCA
The nucleotide sequence above comes from Bacteroidales bacterium. Encoded proteins:
- the rpsU gene encoding 30S ribosomal protein S21, whose product is MIIVPVKEGESIDRALKKYKRKFEKTGVIKELRDRQQFTKPSIIKRKQRLKAIYIQQLREALDQ
- a CDS encoding S9 family peptidase; this translates as MKKLFLLLITSFLLTPGFIFSQSKEITLKDIFGSRQFYPKGVYGLHPMKDGNTYSLQKSDSIKVYSYEKGDYVNTLAIGKEMIPEGDTTPLKLSDYTFSQDEKKLLIATVTDYIYRYSSSSEFYIWDIIQKKLNRLSHGGKQRLAEFSPEASKIAFVRDNNLIVSDLVNNIEMQVTHDGKQNEIINGTTDWVYEEEFNITKGFEWSPDGKKIAFYRFDESKVPEFSMTEWGELYPTQTKFKYPKAGEVNSLVIVQVYDVATQQIIQVDLGPETDQYIPRIIWTKDPGKLIVLRLNRLQNQLDILLADASTGKSELVYREENQYYIEESNYDHFIFIDNNRYLMTSERSGYYHIYLNTLDRSTRFFQLTSGNWDVTDIFGYDEANGLVWFDAASSSPINRELWTVDLKGNMKQVSKEEGTHRPQFSSNFKYYVDNFSDANTPAVYTVNKPNGKVIRTIEDNQALRKTIEDYNFSKKEFFTFTTTEGVELHGWKILPPDFDPDKKYPVLMDVYGGPGYQTVTNFYSPGDFTWYQMLAQKGYIIASVDNRGTGARGQEFKKMTYLQLGKYETIDQIEAARYFASQSYVDTARIGIWGWSYGGFLSTLCITKGADVFSMAMAVAPVTNWRYYDNIYTERFMRKPQDNASGYDDNSPINHVDKLKGKYLVIHGTGDDNVHVQNTMDLISALNKANKQYSMFLYPNKNHGIYGGNTRMHLYTLMTNFILENL
- a CDS encoding Crp/Fnr family transcriptional regulator, which produces MLNIKAGFKMYVERDCSVCLAKSLNCFAKLPPEDKASISSFKSSTIIKRGQIIFHEGRTPQGVYCLNDGKVKIYRLGCDGKEQVVRIVTPSSFFGLRALISGWNYSTAAVTLEDSVVCFIPKRPFLKVTLKYPDVSHCLMVALSSLLEDAESKLLSLAQKPVRERLAETLLALHEVFNKNGGNNHINLSRTDLANIIGTATECVIRLLSEFKDEHLIDINGRKISIRNFEELKKIGKIN
- a CDS encoding tyrosine recombinase XerC; this translates as MTKDRFLDYITYEKRYSQHTIVAYQTDLEQFFTFLTNQYNISDINNVNHQIIRSWVVSLMESGNTARTVNRKITTLKSYFKFLVKEESIQENPMNRVVAPKTSQRLPVFVEQESMNILFEEVDFGEGYPAIRDRLIMELFYATGMRLSELINLKDADIDLYKNVLKVTGKRNKQRIIPFSANLVNMLREYLEMKRKTFPVNEQDTHLFLTNKGEKLYPKMVYRMVHHYLNLVTTISKRSPHVIRHTFATHMLNNGADLNAIKEILGHANLAATQVYTHNTIEKLKSIYKQAHPRA
- a CDS encoding DUF302 domain-containing protein, with amino-acid sequence MEYYFSKILNASFDEAVQRTTDSLKKEGFGIISEINIHEKLNEKLGVSFKKYRILGACNPGYAYKALMLEEKIGTMLPCNVIVIDQGNEKTEVSAVNPGASMMAIQNIGLEPIALEITEKLKRVIESL